The following proteins come from a genomic window of Yinghuangia sp. ASG 101:
- a CDS encoding WXG100 family type VII secretion target, which yields MANVNVTYEEMRKAAQDLADGHADIIDKLTVLQTLIKTLVNGGYVTDKSSKQFETSYEEFNRGASQTIEGLQGMSGYLKKAAETFEQADQQLGQGLS from the coding sequence ATGGCCAACGTCAACGTCACCTACGAAGAGATGCGCAAGGCCGCGCAGGACCTCGCGGACGGCCACGCCGACATCATCGACAAGCTGACCGTGCTCCAGACCCTCATCAAGACCCTGGTCAACGGCGGATACGTCACCGACAAGTCCAGCAAGCAGTTCGAGACCTCGTACGAGGAGTTCAACCGCGGCGCGTCGCAGACGATCGAGGGCCTTCAGGGCATGAGCGGCTACCTCAAGAAGGCCGCCGAGACGTTCGAGCAGGCCGACCAGCAGCTCGGCCAGGGACTCAGCTGA
- a CDS encoding YchJ family protein, translated as MARMSRRKAARPPQRPPRSAADAAGPCPCGAGDAYGACCGRLHRGEAAAPTAERLMRSRYAAFATGDAAYLLATWHPDTRPARLDLDPRTRWTGLDVLSTTDGGVFHQDGTVAFRAHYREGGRDGVLAEHSTFTRVDGLWVYVAAVG; from the coding sequence ATGGCGCGCATGTCGCGACGCAAGGCCGCCCGGCCGCCACAGCGCCCCCCGCGGTCCGCCGCCGACGCCGCGGGTCCGTGCCCGTGCGGGGCGGGGGACGCGTACGGCGCGTGCTGCGGGCGCCTCCACCGCGGCGAGGCCGCCGCCCCCACCGCCGAGCGCCTGATGCGGTCGCGGTACGCGGCGTTCGCGACCGGTGACGCCGCCTACCTGCTGGCCACCTGGCACCCCGACACGCGCCCGGCACGGCTCGACCTGGACCCGCGCACCCGCTGGACGGGGCTCGACGTGCTGTCCACCACCGACGGAGGCGTGTTCCACCAGGACGGGACCGTCGCCTTCCGCGCGCACTACCGCGAAGGCGGCCGGGACGGGGTGCTGGCCGAGCACAGCACGTTCACCCGCGTCGACGGCCTGTGGGTGTACGTCGCGGCGGTGGGCTGA
- a CDS encoding ABC-F family ATP-binding cassette domain-containing protein, whose product MSATIVVKDLAAGHGDRVLFSALDLVVAPGDVVGLVGANGAGKSTLLRLLAGIEAPDSGAIRLSPPTATVGHLPQEPERRAGETVRAFLGRRTGVTAAQAALDTATEGLVDGRAGADDDYAVALERWLGLGGADLEERADAVAADLGLTVGLDQPMASLSGGQAARAGLASLLLSRYDLFLLDEPTNDLDLDGLDRLERFVTGLRAGTIVISHDREFLARTVNRVVELDLAQQQVRAYGGGYEAYLNEREVARRHAREEYEEYAETKAALEERGRTQRSWMDKGVKNARRKATDNDKIGRKFRSEASEKQAAKARQTERMIERLDVVDEPRKEWELRMEIAAAPRSGAVVATLRGAVVRRGDFTFGPADLQVDWGDRVAITGPNGSGKTTLLGALLGRVALDAGQAALGPGVVVGEIDQARGLFHGDDTLLGAFGAAVPDLVPGDVRTLLAKFGLKADHVLRSAATLSPGERTRAALALLQARGVNLLVLDEPTNHLDLPAIEQLESALASYNGTLLLVTHDRRMLDAVATNRRITVAEGRVTDR is encoded by the coding sequence ATGAGCGCCACGATCGTCGTCAAGGACCTGGCCGCCGGGCACGGGGACCGCGTCCTGTTCTCCGCACTCGACCTCGTGGTCGCCCCGGGCGACGTCGTCGGCCTGGTCGGCGCGAACGGCGCGGGCAAGTCCACGCTGCTGCGCCTGCTCGCCGGGATCGAGGCGCCCGACTCCGGGGCGATCCGGCTGAGCCCGCCGACCGCGACGGTCGGGCACCTGCCGCAGGAGCCCGAGCGGCGGGCGGGCGAGACGGTTCGCGCCTTCCTGGGCCGCCGGACCGGCGTCACCGCCGCGCAGGCCGCTCTCGACACCGCCACGGAGGGCTTGGTCGACGGGCGGGCGGGCGCCGACGACGACTACGCGGTCGCGTTGGAGCGCTGGCTCGGCCTCGGCGGCGCCGACCTGGAGGAACGCGCCGACGCGGTGGCCGCCGACCTGGGGCTGACCGTCGGTCTCGACCAGCCGATGGCGTCGCTGTCCGGCGGCCAGGCCGCCCGCGCGGGGCTGGCCTCGCTGCTGCTGAGCCGCTACGACCTGTTCCTGCTCGACGAGCCGACCAACGACCTCGACCTCGACGGCCTCGACCGCCTGGAGAGGTTCGTCACCGGGCTGCGCGCCGGGACGATCGTCATCAGCCACGACCGCGAATTCCTCGCCCGGACGGTCAACCGCGTCGTGGAGCTGGACCTCGCGCAGCAGCAGGTCCGCGCGTACGGGGGCGGCTACGAGGCTTACCTGAACGAGCGCGAGGTGGCCCGCCGGCACGCCCGCGAGGAGTACGAGGAGTACGCCGAGACGAAGGCCGCCCTCGAGGAGCGCGGGCGCACGCAGCGCTCGTGGATGGACAAAGGCGTCAAAAACGCCCGGCGCAAGGCCACCGACAACGACAAGATCGGCCGCAAGTTCCGCTCCGAGGCGAGCGAGAAGCAGGCCGCGAAGGCCCGCCAGACCGAGCGCATGATCGAACGCCTCGACGTCGTCGACGAGCCCCGCAAGGAGTGGGAGCTGCGTATGGAGATCGCCGCGGCACCGCGCTCCGGGGCGGTCGTCGCGACCCTGCGCGGGGCGGTCGTGCGGCGCGGCGACTTCACGTTCGGCCCGGCCGACCTCCAGGTCGACTGGGGCGACCGCGTCGCCATCACCGGTCCGAACGGATCGGGGAAGACGACGCTGCTGGGCGCGCTGCTCGGCCGGGTCGCGCTCGACGCGGGGCAGGCCGCGCTCGGGCCCGGTGTGGTGGTCGGCGAGATCGACCAGGCTCGCGGGCTCTTCCACGGCGACGACACGCTGCTGGGCGCGTTCGGCGCGGCGGTGCCCGATCTGGTCCCCGGCGATGTGCGCACCCTGCTGGCGAAGTTCGGGCTGAAGGCCGACCACGTGCTGCGCTCGGCGGCGACGCTGTCCCCGGGCGAACGCACGCGCGCGGCACTGGCGCTGCTCCAGGCCCGCGGCGTCAACCTGCTGGTGCTCGACGAGCCGACCAACCACCTCGACCTGCCGGCGATCGAACAGCTGGAGTCCGCGCTGGCGTCGTACAACGGCACGCTGCTGCTGGTCACGCACGACCGGCGGATGCTGGACGCGGTCGCGACGAACCGGCGGATCACGGTCGCGGAGGGGCGCGTCACCGACCGGTGA
- a CDS encoding HAD family hydrolase, whose protein sequence is MHQRLSIFVDADDTLWENNILFERVIDDYLDWLAHPVLTRTEIRAMLDDIERANAVTHGYGSKAFLHSLAECVARLRERPVTDDEVDRIALLAAPLIDRGHVELIPGVAETLGVLAARHDLRLLTKGDTDEQRAKIDASGLAGHFRSVHIVPEKDVGTYAGLLDEFRIAPAATWMVGNSPKSDILPARRAGMRAVFIPHTHTWVLEHDEVDASDAGVLHLAAFTDLLHHF, encoded by the coding sequence GTGCACCAGCGTCTCAGCATCTTCGTCGACGCCGACGACACGTTGTGGGAGAACAACATCCTCTTCGAGCGCGTCATCGACGACTATCTCGACTGGCTGGCCCACCCGGTCCTCACCCGCACCGAGATCCGCGCGATGCTGGACGACATCGAGCGCGCCAACGCGGTCACCCACGGCTACGGCAGCAAGGCGTTCCTGCACAGCCTCGCCGAGTGCGTCGCCCGACTGCGCGAACGCCCGGTCACCGACGACGAGGTCGACCGCATCGCCCTCCTCGCGGCGCCGCTCATCGACCGGGGCCACGTCGAGCTGATCCCCGGCGTCGCCGAAACCCTCGGCGTGCTCGCCGCCCGGCACGATCTGCGGCTGCTGACCAAGGGCGACACCGACGAGCAGCGGGCCAAGATCGACGCCTCGGGCCTGGCCGGGCACTTCCGCAGCGTCCACATCGTGCCCGAGAAGGACGTCGGCACCTACGCGGGCCTGCTCGACGAGTTCCGCATCGCTCCGGCGGCGACGTGGATGGTCGGCAACTCCCCGAAGTCGGACATCCTCCCCGCCCGCCGGGCCGGGATGCGCGCGGTGTTCATCCCGCACACGCACACCTGGGTGCTGGAGCACGACGAGGTCGACGCGTCCGACGCGGGCGTGCTGCACCTGGCCGCGTTCACCGACCTGCTGCACCACTTCTGA
- a CDS encoding protein kinase domain-containing protein → MRGSEVTAGSPPDPLAVRPPDGFEPVRVLGSGVYGTTLLCRETARDGREAVVVVLRPRPAAADERARFHTELLAAAAAARHPCTARVRDVVGTEDGTCCLVTDWYPGGAFPADAPVPVGEVVLAGIRAALSLRAAHRRGVLHLDVRPGALVRGADGEVHLTGHGVARAVERADPAVRRAHDPAFAPRELAGWEPPGPACDVAMLGATMSALLRGPGAAGDGGPEGSGAPLVLPGEPAAGLTPAVLGPPPDDVAFAYRALAGERVATGGAPVPPALAALLRRMVAANPADRPSIAEVHGALRALVPTPLADRVPDLLPEPAEPDPLAQPDPPEEPYEDEEDDPDHDARQRRRRRWLVTMAVAGAVLFAGGAFAIVRMDHGGGKKAPEAGSSPSASAPAGGPGGPARLLTPSQGAQYAPRDVTTAAFGDSVQVAWQPPSDAAAQAQVAGYLVLAQNPRGAAVDRRDTSSRESNVVFTLPRTSAPAPPICYTVTTLVRLPDNALGLAPAEQVCPAQPSGTPSARPGSSGTSAVPRGGADGTPATGGMPGAATAVPGGTAGSATANATAPAPQPFPTTAADADPARQAQAARG, encoded by the coding sequence GTGCGGGGATCAGAGGTCACCGCGGGCTCTCCTCCCGACCCCCTCGCGGTCCGGCCTCCCGACGGCTTCGAGCCGGTCCGCGTGCTGGGCTCGGGCGTGTACGGCACGACGCTGCTGTGCCGGGAGACCGCCCGCGACGGCCGCGAGGCGGTCGTCGTCGTGTTGCGGCCCCGCCCCGCCGCCGCGGACGAACGGGCCCGCTTCCACACCGAGTTGCTGGCCGCCGCGGCTGCCGCACGGCATCCGTGCACCGCGCGGGTCCGCGACGTCGTCGGCACCGAGGACGGCACCTGCTGCCTGGTGACGGACTGGTACCCGGGAGGCGCGTTCCCCGCCGACGCGCCGGTGCCGGTCGGCGAGGTGGTGCTCGCGGGGATCCGGGCCGCGCTGTCGCTGCGTGCCGCGCACCGCCGGGGGGTGCTGCATCTCGACGTCCGCCCCGGCGCGCTGGTGCGCGGCGCGGACGGCGAGGTCCACCTCACCGGGCACGGCGTCGCCCGCGCGGTCGAGCGGGCCGACCCCGCCGTCCGACGCGCGCACGATCCCGCTTTCGCGCCCCGGGAGTTGGCCGGGTGGGAGCCGCCCGGGCCGGCGTGCGACGTGGCGATGCTCGGGGCCACGATGTCCGCGCTGCTCCGCGGTCCGGGCGCCGCGGGCGACGGCGGGCCCGAGGGCTCGGGTGCGCCGCTCGTGCTGCCGGGTGAGCCCGCCGCCGGGTTGACCCCGGCGGTACTCGGCCCGCCGCCCGACGACGTCGCGTTCGCGTACCGGGCATTGGCGGGAGAGCGGGTGGCGACGGGCGGGGCGCCGGTGCCTCCGGCGCTGGCCGCGCTGCTGCGGCGCATGGTCGCGGCGAACCCCGCCGACCGGCCGTCGATCGCGGAAGTCCACGGCGCGCTCCGCGCGTTGGTGCCCACGCCCTTGGCCGACCGGGTCCCGGACCTGCTCCCGGAGCCGGCCGAGCCGGACCCGCTGGCGCAGCCCGATCCGCCCGAAGAGCCGTACGAGGACGAGGAGGACGACCCGGACCACGACGCACGTCAGCGGCGCCGGCGGCGCTGGCTGGTCACGATGGCCGTCGCGGGCGCGGTGTTGTTCGCCGGCGGAGCGTTCGCCATCGTCCGCATGGACCACGGTGGCGGGAAGAAGGCGCCGGAGGCCGGGAGTTCGCCGAGTGCGTCCGCGCCCGCGGGCGGACCGGGCGGTCCCGCACGGTTGTTGACGCCGTCTCAGGGCGCGCAGTACGCCCCGCGGGACGTCACGACCGCGGCCTTCGGGGACAGTGTGCAAGTGGCGTGGCAGCCGCCGTCGGACGCCGCGGCGCAGGCCCAGGTCGCGGGCTACCTCGTCCTCGCCCAGAACCCGCGGGGCGCGGCGGTGGACCGCCGGGACACGTCGTCCCGCGAGTCGAACGTGGTGTTCACCCTCCCGCGCACGAGTGCCCCGGCTCCCCCGATCTGCTACACCGTCACCACCCTGGTACGCCTCCCCGACAACGCGCTGGGCCTGGCCCCGGCCGAGCAGGTCTGCCCGGCCCAGCCGAGCGGCACCCCCTCGGCGCGGCCGGGGAGTTCGGGTACGTCGGCGGTCCCGCGGGGCGGCGCGGACGGCACGCCCGCCACCGGCGGGATGCCGGGCGCGGCCACCGCGGTGCCGGGCGGGACCGCGGGGTCCGCCACCGCGAACGCCACCGCCCCGGCGCCGCAGCCGTTCCCGACGACCGCCGCCGACGCCGATCCGGCCCGGCAGGCGCAGGCGGCGCGCGGCTGA